One window of the Amycolatopsis mediterranei genome contains the following:
- a CDS encoding glycoside hydrolase family 43 protein — protein MTAALCAVALLPGTAHADNPIVQHIYTADPAPLVHNGRVYLYTGHDEDGSTYFTMKDWRVWSSADMVNWTDHGSPMSLATFSWAKQDAWAGQAVERNGKFYWYVPVVNRATGRMAIGVGVADSPTGPFRDAIGHPLVENGEIDPTVFIDDNGQAYLYWGNPNLWYVRLNADMTSYSGGVNQIPLTTAGFGTRPNGGSRPTMYEEGPWVYKRNGQYYNVFAAKCCSEFIGYSTSPGPTGPWTYRGTVMPTQGSSFTNHPGIVDYKGSSYFFYHNGALPGGGGYTRSVSVEKFAYNADGSIPTINMTNSGPPPADTLDPYTRQEAETINWESGIETEPASEGGMNIGWIENGDNVKVRNVAFGAGAKTFTARVASASAGGAIEVRLGSATGTVVGRCTVAGTGGWQTWTSVSCPVTGVTGTQDLVLRFTGGSGYLFNVNWWQFAA, from the coding sequence ATGACCGCCGCCCTGTGCGCGGTGGCGCTCCTGCCCGGCACCGCCCACGCCGACAACCCGATCGTGCAGCACATCTACACCGCCGACCCGGCACCGCTGGTGCACAACGGCCGCGTCTACCTCTACACCGGGCACGACGAGGACGGCTCGACCTACTTCACCATGAAGGACTGGCGGGTCTGGTCGTCCGCGGACATGGTCAACTGGACCGACCACGGCTCGCCGATGAGCCTGGCCACGTTCAGCTGGGCCAAACAGGACGCGTGGGCCGGGCAGGCCGTCGAACGCAACGGCAAGTTCTACTGGTACGTCCCGGTGGTCAACCGGGCGACCGGCCGGATGGCCATCGGCGTCGGCGTCGCGGACAGCCCCACCGGGCCGTTCCGCGACGCCATCGGCCACCCGCTCGTCGAGAACGGCGAGATCGACCCCACGGTGTTCATCGACGACAACGGCCAGGCGTACCTGTACTGGGGCAACCCGAACCTCTGGTACGTGCGGCTCAACGCCGACATGACGTCGTACTCGGGCGGCGTCAACCAGATCCCGCTCACCACGGCCGGGTTCGGCACCCGCCCGAACGGCGGCAGCCGGCCGACGATGTACGAGGAAGGCCCCTGGGTCTACAAGCGCAACGGCCAGTACTACAACGTCTTCGCGGCCAAGTGCTGTTCCGAGTTCATCGGCTACTCCACCTCGCCCGGGCCGACCGGACCGTGGACCTACCGGGGCACGGTGATGCCCACGCAGGGCAGCAGTTTCACCAACCACCCCGGGATCGTGGACTACAAGGGCAGCTCGTACTTCTTCTACCACAACGGCGCGCTGCCCGGCGGGGGCGGCTACACCCGCTCGGTGTCGGTGGAGAAGTTCGCCTACAACGCCGACGGCAGCATCCCCACCATCAACATGACGAACTCGGGGCCGCCGCCGGCCGACACGCTCGACCCCTACACCCGGCAGGAAGCGGAAACGATCAACTGGGAATCGGGGATCGAAACCGAGCCCGCCTCCGAAGGCGGCATGAACATCGGGTGGATCGAGAACGGCGACAACGTCAAGGTCCGCAACGTCGCCTTCGGGGCCGGCGCGAAGACGTTCACCGCTCGCGTCGCCTCCGCGAGCGCCGGCGGCGCGATCGAGGTGCGCCTCGGCAGTGCCACCGGCACGGTGGTGGGCCGCTGCACCGTGGCGGGCACCGGCGGCTGGCAGACGTGGACCTCGGTGTCCTGCCCCGTCACCGGCGTGACGGGCACGCAAGACCTGGTCCTGCGGTTCACCGGAGGCAGCGGCTACCTCTTCAACGTGAACTGGTGGCAGTTCGCCGCCTGA
- a CDS encoding endo-1,4-beta-xylanase, with amino-acid sequence MKMTSRSFSRAALASTFLATSLGISLVLATSAGGAASTLGGAAAQSGRYFGAAVAAGKLGDSTYVNILNREFTMITPENEMKWDATEPNRGQFNYSGGDRILNQAVSTGKRVRGHALLWYQQEPGWAQRMEGSDLRQAMMNHVTQVATHYKGKVYAWDVVNEAFADGGSGGRRDSNLQRTGNDWIEAAFRAARAADPGAKLCYNDYNTDGVNAKSTGIYNMVRDFKSRGVPIDCVGFQSHLSGNPPGDYQANLQRFADLGVEVQITELDIAGSNQANAYGAVTRACVAVARCAGITTWGIRDTDSWRTGENPLLFDGNGNKKAAYNSVLDALNAATPTNPTTPTTPTTPTTPTTPTTPNPSGCSASVSLNSWNGGFVANVKVTAGSSALNGWRVTTNLPSGAAVTSSWSASNSGTTGSVTWSNVSYNGSVAAGQTTEFGFQGTGSAEGITSTCAAS; translated from the coding sequence ATGAAGATGACATCGCGGTCATTCTCCCGCGCCGCGCTGGCTTCGACGTTCCTGGCGACGTCACTCGGGATTTCCCTGGTGCTCGCCACGTCCGCCGGCGGCGCGGCCTCGACGCTCGGCGGGGCCGCCGCCCAGTCCGGCCGGTACTTCGGCGCCGCCGTCGCGGCCGGCAAGCTCGGCGACTCGACCTATGTGAACATCCTGAACCGGGAGTTCACCATGATCACGCCCGAGAACGAGATGAAGTGGGACGCCACCGAGCCCAACCGGGGCCAGTTCAACTACAGCGGCGGCGACCGGATCCTCAACCAGGCGGTCAGCACCGGCAAGCGGGTGCGCGGGCACGCGCTGCTGTGGTACCAGCAGGAACCGGGCTGGGCGCAGCGCATGGAAGGCTCCGACCTGCGCCAGGCCATGATGAACCACGTCACCCAGGTCGCCACCCACTACAAGGGCAAGGTCTACGCCTGGGACGTCGTCAACGAGGCGTTCGCCGACGGCGGCAGCGGCGGTCGCCGCGATTCCAACCTCCAGCGGACCGGCAACGACTGGATCGAAGCCGCCTTCCGTGCCGCGCGGGCCGCCGACCCGGGCGCGAAGCTCTGCTACAACGACTACAACACCGACGGCGTCAACGCCAAGAGCACCGGCATCTACAACATGGTGCGCGACTTCAAGTCCCGCGGCGTCCCGATCGACTGCGTCGGCTTCCAGTCCCACCTCTCCGGCAACCCGCCCGGTGACTACCAGGCCAACCTCCAGCGGTTCGCCGACCTCGGCGTCGAAGTCCAGATCACCGAGCTCGACATCGCCGGTTCCAACCAGGCCAACGCCTACGGCGCAGTGACCCGCGCCTGCGTGGCCGTCGCCCGCTGCGCCGGCATCACCACGTGGGGCATCCGCGACACCGACTCCTGGCGCACCGGGGAGAACCCGCTTCTGTTCGACGGCAACGGGAACAAGAAGGCCGCGTACAACAGCGTCCTCGACGCGCTGAACGCCGCCACGCCGACCAACCCGACGACCCCCACGACGCCGACCACCCCGACCACGCCCACCACCCCGACCACGCCGAACCCCAGCGGCTGCAGCGCCTCGGTCTCGTTGAACTCGTGGAACGGCGGCTTCGTGGCCAACGTGAAGGTCACCGCGGGGAGCTCCGCCCTCAACGGCTGGCGGGTGACGACCAACCTGCCCTCCGGCGCGGCCGTGACCAGTTCGTGGAGCGCGAGCAACAGCGGCACGACCGGGTCCGTCACCTGGTCGAACGTCTCCTACAACGGCAGCGTCGCAGCCGGGCAGACGACCGAGTTCGGCTTCCAGGGCACCGGCAGCGCCGAGGGCATCACGTCGACCTGCGCAGCGAGCTGA
- a CDS encoding cellulose binding domain-containing protein, translating into MKLAKIVAGVLAACAALGVVPAVAEAATAVPIMPLGDSITQGGSIGGYRLDLGSKLRADGRSIDFVGSLADGPSSMPDRNHEGHPGWTIAQIDANVSGWLSAYHPHTILLHIGTNDMYGSDPAGAPRRLSALVDRITNLAPGTELFVATIIPIRFADPAVRTFNAAIAPDIRAKAAAGKRVHLVDMYPSVAIADLPDGIHPDAAGYSKMATTWYNALKAVPGSIGGDSQPPAGGPCTATPRIVGTWNNGFQGEVTVANTGTEALDGWTAGFALPAGQSLGQIWGGTATGTGAVTVKNVAYNGVLAPGATTTFGFLVSGPGTASLDAATCTSP; encoded by the coding sequence GGTCGCGGAAGCCGCCACCGCGGTGCCGATCATGCCGCTGGGGGACTCGATCACGCAGGGCGGCTCGATCGGCGGCTACCGCCTCGACCTCGGCTCGAAGCTGCGGGCCGACGGGCGCTCGATCGACTTCGTCGGCTCGCTGGCCGACGGACCGTCGAGCATGCCCGACCGCAACCACGAAGGGCACCCGGGCTGGACCATCGCGCAGATCGACGCGAACGTCTCCGGCTGGCTGAGCGCGTACCACCCCCACACGATCCTGCTCCACATCGGCACCAACGACATGTACGGCAGCGACCCGGCCGGCGCGCCGCGGCGGCTGTCGGCCCTGGTCGACCGGATCACGAACCTGGCCCCCGGCACCGAGCTCTTCGTCGCCACGATCATCCCGATCCGGTTCGCCGATCCGGCGGTCCGCACCTTCAACGCGGCGATCGCCCCCGACATCCGGGCCAAGGCCGCCGCCGGCAAGCGCGTGCACCTGGTCGACATGTACCCCTCGGTCGCCATCGCGGACCTGCCCGACGGCATCCACCCCGACGCGGCCGGCTACAGCAAGATGGCCACCACCTGGTACAACGCGCTCAAGGCGGTGCCGGGCAGCATCGGCGGGGACTCGCAGCCCCCGGCAGGCGGGCCGTGCACCGCCACGCCGCGGATCGTCGGCACCTGGAACAACGGCTTCCAGGGCGAAGTGACCGTCGCGAACACCGGCACCGAGGCCCTCGACGGCTGGACGGCCGGGTTCGCTCTGCCCGCCGGGCAGAGCCTCGGCCAGATCTGGGGCGGCACGGCCACCGGCACCGGCGCGGTGACCGTCAAGAACGTCGCCTACAACGGCGTGCTCGCCCCCGGCGCCACCACGACCTTCGGCTTCCTCGTGTCCGGCCCCGGCACGGCAAGCCTCGACGCGGCCACGTGCACCAGCCCGTGA